In one Kitasatospora cineracea genomic region, the following are encoded:
- a CDS encoding ComEC/Rec2 family competence protein, producing MPAAPAAAHQRTDYRLFLPACTAWAVTSAALALDPGRHPSLLMAALAAAVASLVLLTTKGPRRSIHRLTAAVLLTAATAATTTVLHTADLHRGPLPALAHPAALPVAAGQRADGDGRSGSVQPKEEKPANPEITVELIVTGDPKQHGSHTQGSSLSRPTLTVPALVTRVRASPYPGNGSPPTPVATRTPVTLLIRSQEDYPWQQSIPSTELELRAEVLPERPPAAGAPGGRSRIDSAALLAPQGQPRVVTPPNLPQRLAAHLRKGLRDACDHLPPDTRGLLPGLVVGDVSRLPEDLSDAFRATDLGHLVAVSGANLAIVLAVLVGGTSSEPDTPGRGGLAGLLGLSFRTTALLGTVLTLAFVTVCRPDPSVLRAAATGLIGLLALATGRPRRGVPALAGAVLILILLDPYLARSYGFLLSTLATAGLLLLGPRWTAALRARHWPHHLASAVGATAAAQAFCSPVTVLLAPRISLVGVPCNLLAEIAVAPATLLGFGALVVAPLSKGAAEFLADLAALPVGWLAAVARRGAELPGAELAWPAGSFGAILLIVVIVSLAWAVPPLLAGRQFRHRRTRVLVALAVALLLPVVLLRPASVVRLATGWPASGWRLAMCDIGQGDMTVLPVGPGTAVVVDAGPDPKAADACLRGLGVTRVPLLLLTHFHADHAEGIPGVLRGRSVGAIEVTTSEESNGERSRVFRWAAAAGIPVVHAQRGERRTAGAELTWEVLWPTSPLPAEAEGPNNSSIAVLAELGPPADPLRVALLGDLEPPAQAAVLALGLPPSSSSAVRGSGDEMSTSRDGKGGGGVGSARAGGGADRGVVRSGPGPPGVGRVDVLKVAHHGSANQDWSLMAALRPRLALISCGAGNSYGHPASQTVAGLKALGATVVRTDRSGDIAVLGDTRSLAVATHLHQSRG from the coding sequence ATGCCGGCCGCACCTGCCGCCGCCCACCAGCGCACCGACTACCGACTGTTCCTCCCGGCCTGCACCGCATGGGCAGTGACTTCCGCCGCTCTCGCCCTGGACCCGGGGCGACACCCCTCGCTGCTCATGGCCGCTCTGGCAGCCGCAGTTGCCTCCCTCGTCCTGCTCACTACGAAAGGCCCCCGCCGTTCGATCCACCGCCTGACCGCCGCAGTCCTCCTGACCGCCGCCACGGCAGCCACCACCACCGTCCTGCACACCGCGGACCTGCACCGTGGTCCGTTACCCGCACTGGCCCACCCGGCCGCGCTGCCCGTCGCGGCCGGACAACGGGCCGATGGCGACGGACGGAGCGGTTCGGTGCAACCGAAGGAGGAGAAGCCCGCCAACCCTGAGATCACCGTCGAGCTGATCGTCACGGGCGACCCGAAACAGCACGGCTCGCACACCCAGGGCAGTTCCCTGTCCAGACCGACCCTCACCGTGCCCGCCCTCGTCACCCGAGTCCGTGCCTCCCCCTACCCCGGCAACGGCTCCCCGCCGACGCCCGTGGCCACCCGTACACCCGTCACCCTGCTGATCCGCTCCCAGGAGGACTATCCATGGCAGCAGTCGATCCCCTCCACCGAGTTGGAACTGCGGGCAGAAGTACTGCCGGAGCGGCCACCGGCGGCCGGTGCGCCGGGAGGGCGGTCCCGGATCGACAGCGCGGCGCTGCTCGCCCCGCAGGGGCAGCCGCGCGTCGTCACCCCGCCGAACCTTCCGCAGCGGCTCGCGGCCCACCTCCGCAAAGGGCTCCGGGACGCCTGCGACCACCTGCCGCCGGACACCCGAGGGCTGCTCCCCGGACTGGTGGTGGGCGACGTGTCCCGGCTGCCCGAAGACCTGTCGGACGCGTTCCGAGCCACCGACCTCGGCCACCTGGTCGCGGTGAGCGGCGCCAACCTGGCGATCGTCCTGGCCGTCCTGGTCGGCGGTACCTCCAGTGAGCCCGACACCCCCGGCCGCGGCGGTCTGGCCGGACTGCTGGGCCTCTCGTTCCGCACCACGGCGCTGCTGGGGACCGTGCTGACGCTGGCGTTCGTCACCGTCTGCCGACCCGACCCGAGCGTGCTCAGAGCCGCCGCCACCGGGTTGATCGGCCTGCTGGCACTCGCCACCGGCCGACCGCGAAGAGGCGTCCCCGCACTGGCCGGAGCGGTACTGATCCTGATCCTGCTCGACCCGTACCTGGCCCGCTCGTACGGTTTCCTGCTCTCCACGTTGGCCACCGCCGGGCTGCTGCTGCTCGGCCCGAGATGGACGGCGGCACTTCGGGCACGCCACTGGCCGCACCACCTGGCGTCGGCGGTCGGCGCCACCGCCGCAGCGCAGGCGTTCTGCTCGCCGGTCACCGTGCTGCTCGCGCCCCGGATCAGCCTGGTCGGGGTGCCGTGCAACCTGCTGGCCGAGATCGCGGTCGCCCCGGCCACCCTGCTCGGGTTCGGGGCCCTCGTGGTCGCACCCCTCTCGAAGGGCGCCGCAGAGTTCCTGGCGGACCTCGCGGCGCTGCCAGTCGGATGGCTGGCCGCGGTCGCACGGCGCGGGGCAGAACTTCCGGGAGCCGAACTCGCCTGGCCTGCCGGTTCGTTCGGCGCGATCCTGCTGATCGTGGTCATCGTCTCGCTGGCCTGGGCGGTGCCGCCGCTGCTGGCCGGCCGCCAGTTCCGGCACCGGCGGACGAGGGTGCTGGTGGCGCTCGCGGTCGCGCTGCTGCTGCCAGTGGTGCTGCTGCGTCCGGCCTCCGTCGTCCGACTGGCAACCGGATGGCCCGCGTCGGGCTGGCGGTTGGCGATGTGCGACATCGGGCAGGGCGACATGACGGTTCTGCCCGTCGGGCCGGGCACCGCCGTGGTGGTGGACGCCGGGCCCGATCCCAAGGCGGCCGACGCCTGCCTGCGGGGGCTCGGTGTCACCAGAGTCCCGCTGCTGCTGCTCACCCACTTCCACGCCGACCACGCGGAAGGCATCCCCGGCGTGCTGCGCGGCCGGTCGGTCGGGGCGATCGAGGTGACCACCTCGGAGGAGTCGAACGGCGAACGCTCCCGGGTGTTCCGCTGGGCGGCTGCCGCCGGCATTCCGGTGGTGCACGCGCAGCGGGGCGAACGCCGCACCGCCGGGGCCGAACTCACCTGGGAGGTCCTGTGGCCCACTTCGCCGCTGCCCGCCGAGGCCGAGGGGCCGAACAACTCCAGCATCGCGGTCCTCGCCGAACTCGGCCCGCCAGCAGACCCGTTGCGCGTCGCCCTGCTCGGAGACCTGGAGCCCCCGGCCCAGGCCGCCGTGCTGGCACTCGGGCTACCGCCCTCGTCCTCGTCGGCGGTTCGTGGATCCGGCGATGAGATGTCAACTTCCAGGGATGGGAAGGGCGGTGGGGGTGTGGGGTCTGCGAGGGCGGGTGGGGGTGCCGATCGGGGTGTGGTGCGGAGCGGTCCAGGGCCGCCGGGGGTGGGGAGGGTGGACGTCCTCAAGGTGGCGCACCACGGATCGGCCAACCAGGACTGGTCGTTGATGGCCGCGCTCCGTCCGCGGCTGGCGCTGATCTCCTGCGGCGCCGGCAACTCGTACGGGCATCCGGCGTCCCAGACCGTGGCGGGGCTGAAGGCGCTCGGTGCGACGGTGGTCAGGACCGACCGTTCCGGGGACATCGCGGTGCTGGGCGACACGCGGTCCCTGGCCGTGGCGACCCACCTGCACCAGAGCCGGGGTTGA
- the holA gene encoding DNA polymerase III subunit delta, which translates to MARKSAPDDLLAPLTVAVGQEELLLDRAVAEVVAAARAADPETDVRDLAPGGLQPGQLAELTTPSLFAERKVIVVRAAQDLSADSVKEVKAYLESPAEEVIMVLVHAGGAKGKGLLDAAKKSGAREVACAKLTKASEKLAFIRNEFRTLGRAASPEACQALLDSLGSDLRELSAACSQLTADIEGPIDETAVAKYYSGRAEATGFEVADLAVTGRAAEALERLRWALAVGQPPTGITYALASGVRSIGRLASAGRNLRPGDLARELGMPPWKVDRVRQQMRGWTGDGVAAALTAVAQADAEVKGGSDDPAYALERAVVAVARASRAGSRPY; encoded by the coding sequence ATGGCCAGGAAGAGTGCACCCGACGACCTGCTCGCCCCGCTGACCGTTGCGGTCGGCCAGGAAGAGCTGCTGCTGGACCGCGCGGTGGCCGAGGTGGTGGCGGCGGCACGGGCAGCGGACCCGGAGACGGACGTCCGGGACCTCGCGCCGGGCGGGTTGCAGCCGGGGCAGTTGGCGGAGCTCACCACGCCCTCGCTCTTCGCGGAGCGGAAGGTCATCGTGGTCAGGGCCGCGCAGGACCTCTCGGCCGACTCGGTCAAGGAGGTCAAGGCCTACCTGGAGTCGCCCGCCGAAGAAGTGATCATGGTGCTGGTGCACGCGGGCGGTGCCAAGGGCAAGGGCCTGCTGGACGCGGCGAAGAAGTCGGGCGCCCGGGAGGTCGCCTGCGCGAAGCTCACCAAGGCGAGCGAGAAACTGGCCTTCATCCGCAACGAGTTCCGCACCCTGGGCCGTGCGGCCAGCCCCGAGGCCTGCCAGGCGCTGCTGGACTCCCTGGGCAGCGACCTGCGGGAACTGTCGGCCGCGTGCAGCCAGTTGACCGCCGACATCGAGGGCCCGATCGACGAGACGGCGGTTGCCAAGTACTACAGCGGCCGTGCCGAGGCGACCGGCTTCGAGGTGGCCGACCTCGCGGTGACCGGTCGGGCCGCCGAAGCCCTGGAGCGGCTGCGCTGGGCCCTGGCGGTCGGTCAGCCGCCGACCGGCATCACCTACGCCCTCGCCTCCGGCGTCCGCAGCATCGGCCGGCTCGCCTCCGCGGGCCGCAACCTGCGGCCCGGCGACCTGGCGCGCGAACTGGGCATGCCGCCGTGGAAGGTCGACCGGGTGCGCCAGCAGATGCGCGGCTGGACGGGCGACGGCGTGGCCGCCGCGCTGACCGCGGTCGCCCAGGCCGACGCCGAGGTGAAGGGCGGGTCCGACGACCCCGCGTACGCGCTGGAACGCGCCGTCGTCGCGGTCGCCCGGGCCTCCCGGGCGGGGTCCCGCCCCTACTAG
- the rpsT gene encoding 30S ribosomal protein S20, producing the protein MANIKSQIKRNKTNEKARLRNKAVKSSLKTALRKAREAAAAGESEKATELARAASKALDKAVSKGVIHKNQAANKKSAITKRVNAAA; encoded by the coding sequence GTGGCGAACATCAAGTCCCAGATCAAGCGCAACAAGACCAACGAGAAGGCGCGCCTGCGCAACAAGGCCGTCAAGTCCTCGCTGAAGACCGCCCTGCGCAAGGCCCGCGAGGCCGCTGCCGCCGGTGAGTCCGAGAAGGCCACCGAGCTGGCCCGCGCCGCCTCCAAGGCCCTCGACAAGGCCGTGAGCAAGGGCGTCATCCACAAGAACCAGGCCGCCAACAAGAAGTCCGCGATCACCAAGCGCGTCAACGCCGCTGCCTGA
- a CDS encoding antibiotic biosynthesis monooxygenase family protein, with translation MILESALLDVRPGQEQDFLAAFAEARPLIAAQRGFRSLELRRCLDEGRTSRFLLQVGWDALEDHTEGFRRSPEYARWRELLHRFYDPFPAVEHYGEPLLTA, from the coding sequence ATGATCTTGGAAAGCGCCCTGCTCGACGTCCGTCCCGGCCAGGAGCAGGACTTCCTCGCCGCCTTCGCCGAGGCCCGCCCGCTGATCGCCGCCCAGCGCGGCTTCCGCTCCCTCGAACTGCGCCGCTGCCTGGACGAGGGGCGCACCTCGCGCTTCCTGCTGCAGGTCGGCTGGGACGCCCTGGAGGACCACACCGAGGGCTTCCGCCGCTCCCCCGAGTACGCGCGCTGGCGCGAACTGCTGCACCGCTTCTACGACCCGTTCCCGGCCGTCGAGCACTACGGCGAGCCGCTGCTCACCGCCTGA
- the lepA gene encoding translation elongation factor 4 gives MPATPSNVPEPSRTDPAVIRNFCIIAHIDHGKSTLADRMLQITGVVDPRQMRAQYLDRMDIERERGITIKSQAVRLPWAPRSGESAGTTHILNMIDTPGHVDFTYEVSRSLAACEGTILVVDAAQGIEAQTLANLYLALENDLTIIPVLNKIDLPAAQPEKYAAEIAHIIGCDPEDVLKVSAKTGLGVEDLLDHVVERIPAPVGVKDAPARAMIFDSVYDAYRGVVTYVRVVDGQLTKRERIAMMSTGATHELLEIGVISPEPKVADGLGVGEVGYIITGVKDVRQSKVGDTITSMHKGATEPLGGYKDPRPMVFSGLYPLDGSDYPLLRDALDKLRLNDAALVYEPETSVALGFGYRCGYLGLLHLEIIRERLEREFNLDLISTAPNVIYRVVMEDGSEHTVTNPSEFPTGKIAEVYEPVVRGTILAPNEFVGAIMELCQARRGNLQGMDYLSEDRVELRYTLPLAEIVFDFFDQLKSKTRGYGSFDYEPIGEQTADLVKVDILLHGDAVDAFSAIVHKDKAYNYGVMMAGKLQKLIPRQQFEVPIQAAIGSRVIARETVRAIRKDVLAKCYGGDISRKRKLLEKQKEGKKRMKMVGRVEVPQEAFIAALSTDAEAPKEKK, from the coding sequence GTGCCCGCGACTCCCAGCAACGTGCCAGAGCCCAGCCGTACTGACCCGGCGGTGATCCGCAACTTCTGCATCATCGCCCACATCGACCACGGCAAGTCGACGCTCGCCGACCGGATGCTGCAGATCACCGGCGTGGTGGACCCCCGGCAGATGCGCGCCCAGTACCTCGACCGGATGGACATCGAGCGCGAGCGCGGCATCACCATCAAGTCCCAGGCCGTCCGTCTCCCCTGGGCGCCCCGGTCCGGTGAGAGCGCGGGCACGACGCACATCCTCAACATGATCGACACCCCCGGCCACGTGGACTTCACGTACGAGGTGTCCCGTTCCCTCGCGGCCTGCGAGGGCACCATCCTGGTGGTCGACGCCGCCCAGGGCATCGAGGCGCAGACCCTCGCCAACCTGTACCTGGCGCTGGAGAACGACCTCACGATCATCCCGGTGCTCAACAAGATCGACCTGCCGGCCGCCCAGCCGGAGAAGTACGCCGCCGAGATCGCGCACATCATCGGCTGCGACCCGGAGGACGTGCTGAAGGTCTCCGCGAAGACCGGCCTCGGCGTCGAGGACCTGCTCGACCACGTGGTCGAGCGGATCCCGGCCCCGGTCGGCGTCAAGGACGCCCCGGCCCGCGCGATGATCTTCGACTCGGTGTACGACGCCTACCGCGGCGTGGTCACCTACGTGCGAGTGGTGGACGGCCAGCTCACCAAGCGCGAGCGGATCGCCATGATGTCCACCGGCGCGACCCACGAGCTGCTGGAGATCGGCGTCATCTCGCCGGAGCCGAAGGTCGCCGACGGCCTCGGCGTGGGCGAGGTCGGCTACATCATCACCGGTGTGAAGGACGTCCGGCAGTCCAAGGTCGGTGACACCATCACCTCGATGCACAAGGGTGCGACCGAGCCCCTGGGCGGCTACAAGGACCCGCGCCCGATGGTGTTCTCCGGTCTCTACCCGCTGGACGGCTCGGACTACCCGCTGCTGCGCGACGCGCTGGACAAGCTGCGGCTGAACGACGCGGCACTGGTCTACGAGCCGGAGACCTCGGTCGCGCTCGGCTTCGGCTACCGCTGCGGCTACCTCGGCCTGCTGCACCTGGAGATCATCCGGGAGCGCCTGGAGCGCGAGTTCAACCTCGACCTGATCTCCACCGCCCCGAACGTGATCTACCGGGTGGTCATGGAGGACGGCAGCGAGCACACCGTCACCAACCCGAGCGAGTTCCCCACCGGCAAGATCGCCGAGGTGTACGAGCCGGTGGTGCGCGGCACCATCCTCGCCCCCAACGAGTTCGTCGGCGCGATCATGGAGCTGTGCCAGGCCCGCCGCGGCAACCTGCAGGGCATGGACTACCTCTCGGAGGACCGGGTCGAGCTGCGCTACACGCTGCCGCTGGCCGAGATCGTCTTCGACTTCTTCGACCAGTTGAAGTCCAAGACCCGCGGCTACGGCTCCTTCGACTACGAGCCGATCGGCGAGCAGACCGCCGACCTGGTCAAGGTCGACATCCTGCTGCACGGCGACGCGGTGGACGCGTTCTCCGCGATCGTGCACAAGGACAAGGCGTACAACTACGGCGTGATGATGGCCGGGAAGCTGCAGAAGCTCATCCCGCGCCAGCAGTTCGAGGTGCCGATCCAGGCCGCGATCGGCTCCCGGGTGATCGCCCGCGAGACGGTCCGGGCGATCCGCAAGGACGTCCTCGCCAAGTGCTACGGCGGTGACATCTCGCGCAAGCGCAAGCTGCTGGAGAAGCAGAAGGAAGGCAAGAAGCGGATGAAGATGGTCGGCCGGGTGGAGGTCCCGCAGGAGGCCTTCATCGCCGCGCTGTCGACGGACGCGGAGGCCCCGAAGGAGAAGAAGTAG
- a CDS encoding NAD(P)/FAD-dependent oxidoreductase → MTGKHIVVIGAGYAGLSAAAGIGRGPDRVTLVAPEQRFAHRVRQHEIAAGRTVARPEIARVLRGRRVAHRATRAVGIDLDAREVRTEDGGRLAYDTLVYALGSRTAWGGVPGAAEHAYSAERAEELRRRLAGAPAPGTVAVVGGGPTGIELATELAEAYPAWQVRLVAAGRVGGWLSARGRAHVLAVLGRLGVRVDEEHRVTAVTADGLTCPDGDVPAQVVVWAASLEPHPLAAESGLAVNARGRALVDDHLRSLSHPDVYVIGDAAAVDLPGTGELRMACATAMPQGRYLAKLLTGRTGKPFSFRYVTQCLSLGRGEALVQLIHGDDSMRPRVLTGPAGRLVKAGIVKGLPLSLR, encoded by the coding sequence ATGACCGGCAAGCACATCGTGGTGATCGGCGCGGGCTACGCGGGGCTGTCCGCCGCCGCCGGGATCGGCCGCGGGCCGGACCGGGTCACCCTGGTCGCCCCCGAACAGCGCTTCGCCCACCGCGTCCGGCAGCACGAGATCGCCGCGGGCCGGACGGTGGCCCGCCCCGAGATCGCCCGCGTGCTGCGCGGCCGCCGGGTCGCCCACCGGGCCACCCGGGCCGTCGGGATCGACCTGGACGCCCGCGAGGTGCGCACCGAGGACGGCGGGCGGCTGGCCTACGACACCCTGGTGTACGCGCTCGGCAGCCGCACCGCCTGGGGCGGCGTCCCGGGGGCCGCCGAGCACGCGTACTCGGCGGAGCGCGCCGAGGAGTTGCGCCGCCGCCTCGCCGGAGCCCCCGCGCCCGGCACCGTCGCGGTGGTCGGCGGCGGCCCGACCGGCATCGAGCTGGCCACCGAGCTGGCCGAGGCGTACCCGGCCTGGCAGGTCCGGCTGGTCGCCGCCGGCCGGGTCGGCGGCTGGCTGTCGGCACGCGGCCGGGCGCACGTCCTGGCGGTGCTCGGCCGCCTCGGGGTGCGGGTCGACGAGGAGCACCGGGTCACCGCCGTCACCGCGGACGGGCTGACCTGCCCGGACGGGGACGTCCCGGCGCAGGTGGTGGTGTGGGCCGCCTCGCTGGAGCCGCACCCGCTGGCCGCCGAGTCCGGCCTGGCCGTCAACGCCCGCGGCCGTGCCCTGGTGGACGACCACCTGCGCTCGCTCTCGCACCCCGACGTGTACGTGATCGGCGACGCCGCCGCCGTCGACCTGCCCGGCACCGGCGAACTCCGGATGGCCTGCGCCACCGCCATGCCGCAGGGCCGCTACCTGGCGAAGCTGCTCACCGGCCGCACCGGCAAGCCGTTCTCGTTCCGCTACGTCACCCAGTGCCTGAGCCTGGGGCGCGGCGAGGCACTGGTGCAGCTGATCCACGGCGACGACTCGATGCGGCCCCGGGTGCTGACCGGCCCGGCCGGCCGCCTGGTCAAGGCGGGCATCGTCAAGGGCCTGCCGCTGTCGCTGCGCTGA
- the sigJ gene encoding RNA polymerase sigma factor SigJ, giving the protein MADPTPALTRRPGPGPAGPVDAFQTERRYLGAVAYRLLGSVTDAEDVLQDAWLRWQSADRSAVADPRAYLTTVVTRLCYDQLGSARARREAYVGEWLPEPVLTAADSPAEQAELGEAVSVAMLAVMEQLTPAERAAFVLHDVFAVGFDEIAPVLDRSPEAARKLASRARRRVRDGGRRGPVDPAEHHRVVTAFIAAATGGDLAALMELLDPEVAWHADGGGIVNAVRRPVFGALRVARLLRKLTTRAVDPEHPLLPATVNGELGALWYAAPGTVGCVMAFTVAEGRITAAYVMVNPEKLGHLATE; this is encoded by the coding sequence GTGGCCGATCCGACTCCCGCCCTCACCCGCCGTCCCGGCCCCGGACCCGCCGGGCCGGTGGACGCCTTCCAGACCGAGCGCCGCTACCTGGGCGCGGTGGCCTACCGGCTGCTGGGCTCGGTCACGGACGCCGAGGACGTGCTCCAGGACGCCTGGCTGCGCTGGCAGTCCGCCGACCGCTCGGCAGTCGCCGACCCGCGCGCGTACCTGACCACGGTGGTCACCCGGCTCTGCTACGACCAACTGGGCTCGGCCCGGGCCCGCCGGGAGGCCTACGTCGGCGAGTGGCTGCCGGAACCGGTGCTCACCGCCGCGGACTCCCCCGCCGAACAGGCCGAACTGGGCGAGGCGGTGTCGGTGGCGATGCTGGCGGTGATGGAGCAGCTGACCCCGGCCGAGCGGGCGGCGTTCGTGCTGCACGACGTGTTCGCGGTCGGCTTCGACGAGATCGCCCCGGTCCTGGACCGCTCCCCCGAGGCCGCCCGCAAGCTCGCCTCCCGGGCCCGCCGCCGGGTCCGCGACGGCGGTCGGCGCGGACCGGTCGACCCGGCCGAGCACCACCGGGTGGTGACGGCGTTCATCGCCGCGGCCACCGGCGGCGACCTGGCCGCGCTGATGGAACTGCTCGACCCCGAGGTGGCCTGGCACGCCGACGGCGGCGGCATCGTCAACGCGGTGCGCCGCCCGGTGTTCGGCGCGCTCCGGGTGGCCCGGCTGCTGCGCAAGCTCACCACCCGCGCGGTCGACCCGGAGCACCCGCTGCTGCCGGCCACGGTCAACGGCGAGCTCGGCGCGCTCTGGTACGCGGCGCCCGGCACGGTCGGCTGCGTGATGGCGTTCACCGTCGCGGAGGGCCGGATCACCGCCGCGTACGTGATGGTCAACCCGGAGAAGCTCGGGCACCTCGCGACGGAGTGA
- a CDS encoding ABC transporter ATP-binding protein has translation MGAQGTEKSKDFGGSAKRLLGLLGPERKLLLTVLGLGALSVGCAVAGPRVLGKATDLIVAGATGPRFAGAPSKQAVLDGLRAKGEGNIADLLSSIDFTPGRGMDFGAIGGILLWVLGIYLVAVLFGILQGRLAALAINRTVFRLREEVEAKLSRLPLSYFDRQPRGEVLSRVTNDIDNINQSMQQTMGQVVNSLLTIVGVLAMMFWISPLLAVIALISVPVSVVVATKVGKRAQPQFIKQWGSTGKLNAHIEEMFTGHSLVKVFGRQQEAAELFDKENQALYEASFRAQFISGIIQPAMMLVGNINYVLVAVVGGLRVASGALSIGDVQAFIQYSRQFSQPLSQVASMANLVQSGVASAERVFELLDAEEQSPEPQHPEHPAEVRGRVAFEDVSFRYDPDKPLIDGLSLKVEPGHTVAIVGPTGAGKTTMVNLLMRFYEVSGGRITLDGVDIAAMSREELRSGIGMVLQDTWLFGGTIAENIAYGAESATREQVVEAARAAHVDRFVRTLPEGYDTVLDDEGTGVSAGEKQLITIARAFLAQPSILVLDEATSSVDTRTEVLIQRAMAELRTGRTSFVIAHRLSTIRDADVILVMENGSIVEQGTHDGLIAADGAYARLYQAQFAQAVAEVD, from the coding sequence ATGGGCGCGCAGGGCACCGAGAAGTCCAAGGACTTCGGCGGCTCCGCCAAGCGCCTGCTCGGCCTGCTCGGCCCCGAGCGCAAGCTGCTGCTCACCGTGCTCGGCCTGGGCGCGCTCTCCGTCGGCTGCGCGGTGGCCGGCCCCCGGGTGCTCGGCAAGGCGACCGACCTGATCGTCGCCGGAGCCACCGGTCCGCGCTTCGCGGGCGCCCCCAGCAAGCAGGCCGTCCTGGACGGGCTGCGCGCCAAGGGCGAGGGCAACATCGCCGACCTGCTCTCCTCGATCGACTTCACGCCCGGCCGGGGCATGGACTTCGGCGCCATCGGCGGCATCCTGCTCTGGGTGCTGGGCATCTACCTGGTGGCCGTCCTGTTCGGCATCCTCCAGGGCCGGCTGGCCGCGCTGGCGATCAACCGCACGGTGTTCCGGCTGCGCGAGGAGGTCGAGGCGAAGCTGTCCCGGCTGCCGCTCAGCTACTTCGACCGCCAGCCGCGCGGCGAGGTGCTCAGCCGGGTCACCAACGACATCGACAACATCAACCAGTCCATGCAGCAGACCATGGGCCAGGTGGTGAACTCGCTGCTCACCATCGTCGGCGTGCTGGCGATGATGTTCTGGATCTCGCCGCTGCTGGCGGTGATCGCGCTGATCTCGGTGCCGGTCTCGGTGGTGGTCGCCACCAAGGTCGGCAAGCGCGCCCAGCCGCAGTTCATCAAGCAGTGGGGCTCCACCGGCAAGCTCAACGCGCACATCGAGGAGATGTTCACCGGGCACAGCCTGGTGAAGGTCTTCGGCCGCCAGCAGGAGGCCGCGGAGCTCTTCGACAAGGAGAACCAGGCGCTCTACGAGGCGTCCTTCCGGGCGCAGTTCATCTCGGGCATCATCCAGCCCGCGATGATGCTGGTCGGCAACATCAACTACGTGCTGGTCGCGGTGGTCGGCGGCCTGCGGGTGGCCTCCGGCGCGCTGTCCATCGGCGACGTGCAGGCGTTCATCCAGTACTCCCGGCAGTTCAGCCAGCCGCTCAGCCAGGTCGCCTCGATGGCCAACCTGGTGCAGTCCGGCGTCGCCTCCGCCGAGCGGGTCTTCGAGCTGCTGGACGCCGAGGAGCAGTCCCCCGAGCCCCAGCACCCCGAGCACCCCGCCGAGGTCCGCGGCCGGGTCGCGTTCGAGGACGTCTCCTTCCGCTACGACCCCGACAAGCCGCTCATCGACGGGCTGTCCCTGAAGGTCGAGCCCGGCCACACGGTGGCCATCGTCGGCCCGACCGGCGCCGGCAAGACCACCATGGTCAACCTGCTGATGCGGTTCTACGAGGTCAGCGGCGGCCGGATCACCCTGGACGGGGTGGACATCGCCGCGATGTCCCGCGAGGAACTGCGCTCCGGCATCGGCATGGTGCTCCAGGACACCTGGCTGTTCGGCGGCACCATCGCCGAGAACATCGCCTACGGCGCCGAGAGCGCCACCCGCGAACAGGTGGTCGAGGCCGCGAGGGCCGCCCACGTCGACCGCTTCGTGCGGACCCTGCCCGAGGGCTACGACACCGTCCTGGACGACGAGGGCACCGGCGTCAGCGCGGGCGAGAAGCAGCTGATCACCATCGCCCGGGCCTTCCTCGCCCAGCCCTCGATCCTGGTCCTCGACGAGGCCACCAGCTCCGTCGACACCCGCACCGAGGTGCTGATCCAGCGCGCCATGGCCGAACTGCGCACCGGCCGCACCAGCTTCGTGATCGCCCACCGGCTCTCCACCATCCGGGACGCCGACGTGATCCTGGTGATGGAGAACGGCTCGATCGTCGAGCAGGGCACCCACGACGGGCTGATCGCCGCGGACGGCGCCTACGCGCGCCTCTACCAGGCCCAGTTCGCCCAGGCGGTGGCCGAGGTCGACTGA